The DNA window GTGGCGCTGCTCAGCCAAACGTTGCGCGGCACGCTGAAACGGCGCGCCGCTTTGCCCTGCGGCTGCGCCGCGGCCTTCAGAGTGGAATGCAGGCTCATAGCAAGGCCTCGCGCTGTTGGAAAACTTTGCCCAGCACGTATTCGCGCTGCGCGATAAATTCAGGATCTGACTTGATGGCGCGGCAGGCTTCGCCGTCGGCATAGCGTTGGCCGAAGTTCAGCGACAGCCGCTCCACCACTTGCCCTGGCCCCGGCGACAGCAGCAGCAGTTCGCTGGCGAGGAACACCGCCTCTTCGATATCGTGGGTGATCAGCAGCACCTGTTTGCCGGTCTCACGCCAAATGGTCAGCAACAGCTCCTGCATTTGCTCGCGGGTGAACGCGTCCAGGGCGCCGAACGGCTCGTCCAACAACAACAGCCGTGGATCGGCGGCCAGAGCGCGGGCGATGCCGACGCGTTGGCGCATGCCGCCGGAAAGCTGCCAGATAAAGTGCTGTTCATACCCCGCCAGCCCCACGCGCTGCAGCATCTGCTCCGCCACCTGGCGGCGCTGCGCCTTGCCGACGCCGGCCAGCTGCAGGCCGAACTCGACGTTGTCCACCACGTTGCGCCACGGCAGTAAGCCCTCATGCTGGAACACCACGCCCCGTTCGGCGCTCGGGCCGTGAACGGGCGTTCCATCCAGCGTGATGCTGCCAGCTGAAGGCTCGATAAACCCGGCGATCAAATTCAGCAGCGTGGTCTTGCCGCAGCCCGACGGGCCGAGCACCACCACCAGTTGCCCGGTGGCGATCTGGAACGACACGTCACGCAGCGCGGGCCGCCCCTGATACTCTGCTGAAAGATGATTGACGTTTAGCATCCTGCTTCCTTACGACTGCGGCGCAGCCTGCACCTGTTTCACAAAGCGGTCGGTCACGTAAGCGCTGTAGTCGCTGTCGACCTGCGGGATCTTGCCCTGCTGCTTGAGGAATTCGGCGGTATCGCGGATCGCCTTGTCCACCGGCTGGCCGAGTTGGGCAACCTGATCCGCCACCGGCAGATAACGGTTTCCCTTCACCAGCTCAGGCACCTGCGCTTCCGGCACGCCGCTCAGGCGCGCCAGCGTGCTGAGATGGCTTGGATCTTTCAGCCACTGTTCCGGCGCCGCCAGGTAGGCCTTTTGCGCCTGCAGGGCGCTGGCGGCAAAGGCGGTCACCACGTCGGGATGTTTCTCGGCAAAGTCTTTGCGCACCACCCACACGTCCAGCGTCGGCGAACCCCATTCGCCCACCTGCGCGGAGTCGGTCAACACCTTGCCCTGTTTGGCCAGTTCGTTGACCACCGGCGCCCAGACGTAAGCACCGTCGATGTCGCCGCGCTGCCAGGCGGCGGCGATGGCCGGCGGCTGCAAATTGAGGATCTTCACCTGCTCAGGCTTAATGCCCCAATGCTTGAGCGAGGCCAGCAGGCTGTAATGGGTGGTGGAGATAAACGGCACCGCAATGCGCTTGCCGATCAGATCCTGCGGGCTTTTGATGTCATTCTTCACCACCAGCGCTTCGGAGCTGCCGAGCTGCGAGGCGATGAGGAACACTTCAATGGGGAGTTTCTGACTGGCGGCCACCGCCAGTGGGCTGGAGCCGATATTGCCGATCTGCACGTCGCCGGAGGCCAGCGCACGCAGCACGCTGGAGCCGCTGTCGAACTTACGCCAGTCGACGGTCGCGCCGGACCGTTTGGCGAAGCTGTTTTCCGCCTGCGCCACCTTGGCCGGTTCTGCCGACGTCTGGTACGCCACGGTCACGTCCACCGCGTAGGCGCTGGCTGCGCTGAGCGACAGCGCCAACAGCGCCGCGTTGCGTAAGGAAAAGAGTTTGCCCGCCATGTTCCGCTCCGTTGATAAAAATCTGTTCAGTTGCTGACAGTTTTATCTGAGCGATGACGGGCGATAAAAGAATAAAAAAGTCTTCTTTATTACCTTGAGTAATATAAACGCAGATTACAGCGCGATCTTTCCGCGCAGGAACACATGAGCATAACCGCCGAGCAGCGTGCGATCCCCTTGCAGTTCGCAGAACAGCTCGCCGCCGCGCGCTGACATCTGCCGCGCATGCAGCCGATGGCGGCCGAGACGCGCCGTCCAGTAAGGCATCAGCGTGCAGTGCGCGGAGCCGGTGACCGGATCTTCACCGCCGTCGAGCGTGAAATAGCGCGACACGAAGTCCACGGTATCACCCGGCGCGGTAACGATCACCGCACGCTCCGCCAACGCGATCAGCGCCGGAATGTCCGGCCGCAGCGCGCGCACCTGCGCCTCGCTTTCCAGCACCACCATCAGCGCTTTCGCCTGCCACACCTCCTGTGGCTGCACACCCAGCAGCGCCGCGAGGCCCGCCGGTTCAGCCACCTTCTGCGGCGGCCGCGCGGGGAAGTCGAGCACCAGCCGTTCCCCGTCCTGCGCATCGCGCTTGACGAACAGCTCGCCGCCGGCCGATCTGAAACGAATATCCTGCAGCGCCGGATTGATCGCGCTGAACATCACATGCGCCGCCGCCAGCGTGCCGTGGCCGCAAAGATCGACCTCGCGTTCCGGGGTAAACCAGCGGATGGCGGTCATGTCGCCGTCATCCCAGACAAAGCTGGTTTCCGGCAGGCCGATCTCGTTGGCGATCGCCTGCAGCCGCGCCGCCGGCAGCGGCTGCGTCAGCAGGCACACTCCGGCCGGGTTGCCGCGCAGCCCTTCACCGGTAAAGGCGACCACGTGATAATAATTTTCCGCCATCGTTCGCTCCTTAATGCCAGATCAGTAACACACAGGCTGCGGTCAACAACCCCATGGAAACGTTGAAGATAACCCAGGCCTTTTTGCTGCGCAGCAGGCGGCCGATCACGGTGCCGAACGCCAGCCAGATAATGCCGGCGACGATGTTGACCACCAAAATGCCCAGCGCGATCGCCGCAATGGACCCGTTGTACTTATCGCCTGCCAGGCTGAAGCTGGCCACCGCCCCCAGCGCCATCAGCCAGGCTTTCGGATTGAGGAACTGCAGCAGCCAGCCCTGATACAGCCGCACCGGCTGCGGCGGCGCCACGTCGGTTTCCAGTTTTTCGTAGGCGGCGGTGGCGACTTTCCACGCCAGCCACAGCAGGTACAAACTGCCGAGGATTTTCAGGCTCAGGTGCAGCGACGGGTAGACCAGGATCAGGCTGCCGACGCCGAAGGCCACCAGCAGCAAAATGCTTTGCATGCCGAGCATGATACCGATCATCAGCCACAGCGATCGCATAAAGCCGAAGTTGGCGCCAGAGGTGGTCAACAGCAGGTTATTGGGGCCAGGCGTGATGGCGGCGACCCACAGGAAGCCCAGCATCGAAAGGAATAAACTCGGTTCCATGGCACGGGTGCTCCTCACCCAAGGCGCTTTTTTGCAGTATCATTGTTAATTCTTGGTATTGAAGCTAACAGTGCGCTAGGGATCTCACAATAGCCGCCCACAACATTTTTACTCAGCCTATGCCTAACACCTTTCGCCCTCTGACCGGGGCCAGTAACCCGCACCTGCAAACGCTGTTGCCGCGGTTGGTGCGCCGCCGCGTGTTATTGAAACCGCATTGGCAACGGCTGGAATTGCCCGACGGCGATTTCGTCGATCTCGCCTGGAGCGAAGATCCGGCGCAGGCGCGCGACAAACCGCGTGCGGTGCTGTTCCACGGCCTGGAAGGC is part of the Serratia marcescens genome and encodes:
- the tauB gene encoding taurine ABC transporter ATP-binding subunit; this translates as MLNVNHLSAEYQGRPALRDVSFQIATGQLVVVLGPSGCGKTTLLNLIAGFIEPSAGSITLDGTPVHGPSAERGVVFQHEGLLPWRNVVDNVEFGLQLAGVGKAQRRQVAEQMLQRVGLAGYEQHFIWQLSGGMRQRVGIARALAADPRLLLLDEPFGALDAFTREQMQELLLTIWRETGKQVLLITHDIEEAVFLASELLLLSPGPGQVVERLSLNFGQRYADGEACRAIKSDPEFIAQREYVLGKVFQQREALL
- the tauA gene encoding taurine ABC transporter substrate-binding protein, with amino-acid sequence MAGKLFSLRNAALLALSLSAASAYAVDVTVAYQTSAEPAKVAQAENSFAKRSGATVDWRKFDSGSSVLRALASGDVQIGNIGSSPLAVAASQKLPIEVFLIASQLGSSEALVVKNDIKSPQDLIGKRIAVPFISTTHYSLLASLKHWGIKPEQVKILNLQPPAIAAAWQRGDIDGAYVWAPVVNELAKQGKVLTDSAQVGEWGSPTLDVWVVRKDFAEKHPDVVTAFAASALQAQKAYLAAPEQWLKDPSHLSTLARLSGVPEAQVPELVKGNRYLPVADQVAQLGQPVDKAIRDTAEFLKQQGKIPQVDSDYSAYVTDRFVKQVQAAPQS
- a CDS encoding PhzF family phenazine biosynthesis protein; translation: MAENYYHVVAFTGEGLRGNPAGVCLLTQPLPAARLQAIANEIGLPETSFVWDDGDMTAIRWFTPEREVDLCGHGTLAAAHVMFSAINPALQDIRFRSAGGELFVKRDAQDGERLVLDFPARPPQKVAEPAGLAALLGVQPQEVWQAKALMVVLESEAQVRALRPDIPALIALAERAVIVTAPGDTVDFVSRYFTLDGGEDPVTGSAHCTLMPYWTARLGRHRLHARQMSARGGELFCELQGDRTLLGGYAHVFLRGKIAL
- a CDS encoding LysE family translocator: MEPSLFLSMLGFLWVAAITPGPNNLLLTTSGANFGFMRSLWLMIGIMLGMQSILLLVAFGVGSLILVYPSLHLSLKILGSLYLLWLAWKVATAAYEKLETDVAPPQPVRLYQGWLLQFLNPKAWLMALGAVASFSLAGDKYNGSIAAIALGILVVNIVAGIIWLAFGTVIGRLLRSKKAWVIFNVSMGLLTAACVLLIWH